Genomic window (Gammaproteobacteria bacterium):
GCCAGGCGGTCGGCCAGGAGTTCGCGATAGACGCCGGCTGGCAGCAGCCCGACCAGTGGCCGGGCGAGCTCCGCCAGTCGCGCGCGCCCGTCGAGCGAATCGGTGCCGGCCTGCCGGCGCAGTTCCTCCAGCAGGTACTCCGACAGCGGCGTTGCCTGGCCGAGCCGGGCACCAAAGGCCGCGGCGCCTTCCTTGCCCACCAGCGAGTCGGGATCCTCGCCCTCGGGCAGGAACAGGAAGCGCGCCTGGCGGCCATCGCGCAGCTCCGGCAACGTGGCCTGCAGCGCGCGCCAGGCGGCGGCGCGGCCGGCGCGGTCGCCATCGAAGCAGAAGACGACCTCCGGCACCACGCGGAACAGCCGGCGCAGATGCTCACCCGTGGTGGCCGTGCCGAGCGTGGCGACCACATCGCGAATCCCGTGGCGGGCCAGCGACACGGCATCCATGTACCCCTCGACCACCAGCAGGCGCGCGAGCCTGCGCTCGGCCTGGCGTGCCTCGTACAGCCCGTAGAGTTCCTGTCCCTTGTGGAATACCGGGGTTTCCGGCGAGTTCAGGTACTTCGGCTCGCCGCTGCCGAGCACGCGGCCGCCGAAGCCGATCACGCGACCCCGGCTGTCGCGGATCGGGAACATGATCCGGTCGCGGAAGCGGTCGTAATACCCGCTCGCGCCCTCGCGGGCGACGATCAGGCCGGCGGCCAGCAGGTGCTGGTGCGTCTCTTCGCCGCCGTCGAACTGCGTCAGCAGGCCATCCCAGCCGGGTGGCGCATAGCCGATGCGGAAACCCTTTGCCGTCTCGCCATCGAGGCCGCGTCCGCGCAGGTAGTCGATCGCACCCGGGTGCGCACGCAGGGCCTGCTCGAAGAACCCGGCGGCGCGGTCCAGCACTGCATACAGGGGCGCCAGTGGCGCCGGCTGCTGGCCGCCGTCTTCCCGTGGCACCTCCAGGCCGAGCCGGGCTGCCAGCTCCTCCACGGCAGGCACGAACTCCAGGCGGTCGTATTCCATGAGGAAGCCGAGCGCGGTGCCGTGGGCGCCGCAGCCGAAGCAATGATAGAAGCCCTTGGCCGGACTGACGGTGAAGGAGGGCGTCTTCTCGCCATGGAACGGGCAGCAGGCCTTGAAGTCCCGGCCCGCTTTCTTCAGCTGGATGCGCGAGCCGATGATCTCGACGATATCGGCCCGTTGCATCAGCTCGTCGATGAAGTGCTGTGGGATGCGCCCTGCCATGGTTGCTGGAATCGCGGGCTCCGGGGAGGCGCCTGAAGGATACGGCCAGGGCTGGGCAGGGGTCCACGGTCGCAGCCGCGGTTGCCTGCCAGGGGTGTGTCAGCCGGCGAGCCTGGCCTTGACGAGGTTGCTCACCTGGCTCATGTCCGCGCGGCCCTGCAGCTTCGGGCGCAGGGCATTCATCACCTTGCCCATGTCCCTGACGCCGGCGGCGCCGGTGCTGGCCAGGGCGTCCTCGATCAGCGCCCTGATCCCGGCCTCATCCAGCTGTGCCGGCAGATAGGCCGAGAGGATGCCCGCTTCCTCGGTCTCCCTGGCCTCGAGGTCGCCGCGTCCGGCGCTGGCGAACTGCGTGGCCGCCTCGCGGCGCTGCTTGATGAGCTTCTCGACGATCTGCAGGACGTCGGTATCGGCCATTTCGCGCCGGTCGTCGACCTCGCGCTGCTTGATGGCGGCCATGAGCATGCGGATGGTGCCCAGCCGCAGCTTCTCGCCGCCACGCATGGCGGCCTTCATGTCATCGTTGATCCGGGCCTTGAGGGACATGGCCGGTCCTGGGCCCGAGGCGGTCAGTAGAGACGACGCCGGCGATTGCTCTCGCGGGAACTGCGCTTGAGCTGGCGCTTGATGGCGGCCGCACGCTTGCGCTTGCGCTCCTGCGTGGGCTTTTCGTAGAACTCGCGGCGACGCAGTTCGGTCAGCACCCCGGCCTTCTCGCAGGCGCGCTTGAAGCGCCGCAGGGCGGCATCAAAATGCTCGTTGTCTCGGACGCGTACGCTCGGCAAGTTCGTGACCCTCGGCCGTGATCTCAGGCGAAAAAACCGGCGCGCGGCCGGTTGAGGCCGCACAATATAGCCATTCGCGGCCCGATTGCAAAGCTCCCGGATGAACCGGACCAACACCACCCTGGGTATCGAGACCAGCTGCGACGAGACCGCCGTTGCCCTCTACGACCCGGCCCGCGGCCTGCTGGCGCACCTGATCCACAGCCAGATCGCCACCCATGCGCCCTATGGCGGCGTGGTCCCGGAGCTGGCCTCGCGGGACCACATCCGCAAGCTCCTGCCCATGGTCGACGGTTGCCTGAAGGCCGCCGGGATGACGGGGCCCGAGCTGGCCGGGGTCGCCTATACGGCCGGGCCCGGGCTGATCGGTGCGCTGCTGGTCGGCGCGACGGTGGCCGTGGGCCTGGCGGCGGCCTGGGGCGTGCCGGCCGTCCCGGTGCACCACATGGAGGCCCACCTGCTGGCACCGCTGCTGGAAGCGGACCGGCCGGCTTTTCCCTTCGTCGCCCTGCTGGTATCCGGCGGCCACACCATGCTGGTCGAGGTGGCCGGGCTGGGCCGCTATCGCATCCTCGGCCAGACCCTGGACGATGCGGCTGGAGAGGCCTTCGACAAGACGGCGAAAATGCTCGGCCTGCCCTATCCGGGCGGCCCGCAGCTGGCACGGCTGGCCGGGGAGGGCCGGCCTGATCGCCATGCCTTCCCCCGGCCGATGCTCAACCGTGCCGGGCTCGATTTCAGCTTCAGCGGCCTGAAGACCGCGGTGCTGCTCAAGGCCCGGGAGCTCTCCCGGGACGGGCAGCTGGAAGAGTCCGACCGGGTGGATCTGGCCAACTCGTTCCAGGAGGCCGTGGTCGATACGCTGGTCGCCAAGTGTGCGCGCGCGCTGGAAGCCACGGGTCTGGAGCGATTGGTGGTGGCCGGGGGCGTGGGCGCCAACCGCCGGCTGCGCCAGCGGCTGCGCGATGACCTGACGGCACGCGGAGCGCATGTCTACTATCCGCGCAACGAGTTCTGCACCGACAATGGCGCCATGGTGGCCCTGACCGGCAGCCTGCGCCTGCCCGGCGCCGCCGGGCCGGGCGGCCGGGTTGAGGCGCGGGCGCGATGGGACCTCGAGGATCTCCGGCAACCCTGACCCGGCTGCCACCCTGGATTCCACTCTGGCGGGACGCACATGAGCGACAGCATCTTCCTCAAGGATCTCCGCGTCCGGACCATCGTCGGCATCTGGGAATGGGAGCGGCGCCTGCCGCAGGTCGTCAGCATCGATCTGGAGATGGCCGCGGACATCCGCCAGGCCGCGGCCCGCGATGACATCGAGGCCACCCTGGACTACAAGGCGGTGAGCCACCGCGTGCGGGCATTCGTCGAGCAGTCCAGCTTCCAGCTGGTCGAGACCCTGGCCGAGCGCATCGCCGGGATCGTCATGGCAGAGTTCGCCGTGCCATGGGTGAAGGTGGCGGTGCACAAGCCCTTTGCCATCCGGGGGTCCAGCGACGTGGGCATCAGCATCGAGCGGGGCCGGCGGTGACAGCGCAGGGTGCCGGGGATGCGCCGGCGCCGCTCATGGCCTATATCAGCGCCGGCAGCAACATCGAGCCGGAACAGCACCTGCGCATGGCTGTCGCGCTGTTGCGCGAGCGCTTCGGGCCGCTGCTGCTGTCCTCGGTGTACCGCAGCCGCTCCGCCGGGTTCGCGGGCGAGGATTTCCTCAACCTGGTGGCGGGCTTCGCCACCCGGGAATCACCCGGGGCGATCGTGGCGGAGCTCGAACGGCTGCACAGGGCGGCCGGGCGCATCCGCGGCGCCGCCCGTTTCGCGCCGCGGACGCTGGACCTCGACCTGCTGCTCTACGGTGACCGGGTGTGCGAATCGCCGCAGATCCCGCGCCGCGACATCACCGAGTACAGCTTCGTGCTGGGTCCGCTGGCGGAGATCGCGCCGCAGCTGCGCCACCCGGTCACGGGGCAGACCATGGCGCAGCTCTGGGAATCCTTCGACCAGGCCAGCCATCCGATACACCGCGTGCCGCTGCTGCTCGCCTGAACCGGCGCCGGCCGCGGATGCTGCGCTCGTTCACCAGCCGACGCTGCGTCCGCCGTCGACGGCGATGACCTGGCCGGTCACGTAGCCGGCGTCGCGCACCAGGTACAGGACACAGCCGGCAATGTCTTCCGGCGCGCCGGCCCGGCGCAGCGGGATCTGCCGCAGGATGCTCTCGCGCGTGGACTCGGCCAGGCCGTCATCGGGCCAGAGCACGGCGCCGGGTGCCACGCCGTTGACGCGGATGTCCGGCGCCAGGTCACGCGCCAGCGAGCGGGTCAGCATGGCGAGGGCCGCCTTGGCGGCGCCGTAGACCGGGTGGTCGCGCAGTGGCCGGGTGGCGTGGATGTCGATCAGGTTGATGATCACGCCGCCGCTGGCGCGCAGTGGCGCCAGTGCCGCCTGCGACAGGAACAGCGGTGCGCGCAGGTTGGTGCCGATGAGGTCCTCCCACTGGGCCTCGGTGACGCTGGCGAGTGGCGTCGGGTAGAAGCTCGAGGCGTTGTTGACCAGCACGTCCAGGCGCCCGGTGCGGGCGACGGTGGAGGCCACCAGGGCCTTGAGCGCAGCGCAGTCGAGCAGGTCGGCCTGGATCGCGAAGGCCGAACCCGGGCGTCGCCCGTCGAGTTCGGCCACGAGTGCCTCTGCCGCGGCGGCCGAGCCGCGGTAATGGATGGCCACGCCGGCGCCGGCACCATGCAGCGCCCGGGCGATGCTGGCGCCAACGCGTCGTGCAGCGCCGGTGACCAGCGCCCATTTGCCGTCGAGGGTTGCGATGACCGGGCTCCTCTGCTCCGTGATGGGTGGCGCCGCGCGGCGGTTGCGCACATTAAGATTACACCAGCATGCGCATGCGATTCGAACTGCCCGAGCCGTCAGCAGAGGCCCGCGAGCACAGCGCGCGCCTGGCGCGCCTGGTCGCTGCGCGGATTGCCGCGGGCGGTGGCTGGATGGACTTCGCCGACTACATGGACCTGGCGCTCTATGCGCCGGGCCTCGGCTACTACAGCGCCGGCACCGCCAAGCTCGGACCCTCCGGCGACTTCGTCACCGCACCGGAGATTTCGCCATTGTTCGCACGCTGCCTGGCGCGCGCGATCGCGCCGGTGCTTCGCGCGCAGGCAGGTGCCAGCGTGCTGGAACTCGGCGCCGGCAGTGGTGCACTGGCGGCACAGCTGATTCCGGCGCTGCTGCGCCTGGGGGCGGCGCCGGAACGCTACCTCATCCTCGAGGTGAGCGCCGACCTGCGTGAACGCCAGCGGGCCCTGCTGTCGCCGGCCGCCGGGCAGGCCTGGCCGGCCGTGGAGTGGCTGGATGCGCTGCCCGATGCGCCGCTCGATGGCGTCGTCATCGCCAACGAGGTGGCGGACGCGCTGCCGGTCAGCCGCTTCACCATCTGCGATGGCGCGGCGCAGGCCCTCGGGGTGTGCGCGACGCCTGGCGGCTTCGGCTGGGCCGCGCGCCCGGCCAGGCCCGCGCTGGCTGCCGCCGTATCGCGCCTGCTGCCCGGTGGGACCGGTGCTTTCGCGGAGGGTTACACCAGCGAGATCAGCCAGCGGCTTCCGGGCTGGATCGCGGCGCTGGCAGCAGCCTTGGGCGCGGGCGCGCTGCTTCTCTGCGACTACGGCATGGCACGCAGCGAGTACTACCACCCGCAGCGGTCACAGGGAACGCTGGGCTGCCACTACCGCCATCGTTTTCACGATGATCCGTTTCATCTCCCGGGCCTGCAGGACATCACTGCCTGGGTGGATTTCACGGCCGTGGCGGAGGCGGCGCAGGCGAGCGGGCTGGAGGTGGCCGGCTACGCCACGCAGGCCCATTTCCTGCTCGATGCCGGGCTCGACCTCGAATTGGCCGGCGACGGTGATGCGGTGCCGCTGCGGCTCGCGCAGCAGGCCAAGACCCTGCTGCTCCCCGGCGAGATGGGCGAGCGCTTCAAGGTGATGGCGCTGACGCGCGGCACGGTGCCCATGCGCGGCTTCGGTTTCCGCGATCTGCGCCACAGCCTCTGAGCAGGACCCTGGCCCGGGGATGGTTCAATCCTGCAGGCATGCGGCGATGGCCCGCGTCCGGGCCTCCCGCAGGGCCTCGCGCAGCGCTTCCGCAGCGAGGCCGGCGGAGACCAGTGACGCGGCATCCACGGCCTGCGCAGCCTGCAGGCAGCGTCGCAGCAGTGCCGCCTGCGGATAGGGGGTATCGGCGCGGCCGCTGCGGCCACGCGCATCGGCCTCGCAGGCCAGCAGGAAATCCTCGAAACGCCCGGCGCGGCGCCAGGCGTCGACGCCCTCGAGCAGCCGGAGAATCGTCGGCGGCCGCAGTTCCAGCGCGCGATGGCAGAGCCCGTGCCAGCGTGCCATCGCGCAGCCGAGTTCGCGGAAGCGGTTGGGCGCGCCCAGGCGCCGGCAGAGTGCCTCGACCAGCGCCACGCCGCGCTCCTCGTGTCCGATGTGCCGCGGCCATTCCGCGGGAGGCGTGGTGCCCTTGCCGAGGTCGTGTACCAGCACCGCGAAGCGCACTTCGGCCCGCGGCGAGAGGCGTGCAGCCTGCTCGAGTGCCAGCAGCAGGTGGGTCCCGGTGTCCACTTCCGGATGCCAGTCTGCGACCTGCGGCACCCCCCAGAGTGCCGCCACTTCGGGGAAGATCACGGCCAGCGCGCCGCAATCCTTCAGGGTGGCGATGAACACGTCGGGCCGTGCACTGGAAAGGGCGCGCTCGGTTTCCTGCCAGACGCGCTCGGGTACCAGCGCGGCCGCCTCTCCGGCCGCCACCATTTCCCGCATGAGCTGCAGCGTCCCGGGCGCGACGCGGAAGCCGAGGGGCGCGAACCGCGCGGCGAAGCGCGCCACACGAAGGATGCGCACCGGATCCTCGCGGAAGGCGTCGGAGACATGGCGCAGCTGCCGGGCGGCGAGGTCCGCCTGGCCTCCGTAGGGATCGATGATGCCGCCGGCCGGATCCTCGGCCATGGCATTGATGGTGAGGTCGCGCCGCCGCAGGTCTTCCTCCAGCGTCACGCCCGGGTCGGCGTCGATGGCGAAGCCGCGGTAGCCGGGCCCTGTCTTGCGTTCGGTGCGCGCCAGCGCGTACTCCTCGCCCGTCACGGCATGCAGGA
Coding sequences:
- a CDS encoding GatB/YqeY domain-containing protein, translated to MSLKARINDDMKAAMRGGEKLRLGTIRMLMAAIKQREVDDRREMADTDVLQIVEKLIKQRREAATQFASAGRGDLEARETEEAGILSAYLPAQLDEAGIRALIEDALASTGAAGVRDMGKVMNALRPKLQGRADMSQVSNLVKARLAG
- the rpsU gene encoding 30S ribosomal protein S21, whose protein sequence is MPSVRVRDNEHFDAALRRFKRACEKAGVLTELRRREFYEKPTQERKRKRAAAIKRQLKRSSRESNRRRRLY
- the folK gene encoding 2-amino-4-hydroxy-6-hydroxymethyldihydropteridine diphosphokinase is translated as MAYISAGSNIEPEQHLRMAVALLRERFGPLLLSSVYRSRSAGFAGEDFLNLVAGFATRESPGAIVAELERLHRAAGRIRGAARFAPRTLDLDLLLYGDRVCESPQIPRRDITEYSFVLGPLAEIAPQLRHPVTGQTMAQLWESFDQASHPIHRVPLLLA
- a CDS encoding multifunctional CCA addition/repair protein, yielding MQTYLVGGAVRDRLLGLPVRERDWVVVGATPAELEAQGFRRVGASFPVFLHAVTGEEYALARTERKTGPGYRGFAIDADPGVTLEEDLRRRDLTINAMAEDPAGGIIDPYGGQADLAARQLRHVSDAFREDPVRILRVARFAARFAPLGFRVAPGTLQLMREMVAAGEAAALVPERVWQETERALSSARPDVFIATLKDCGALAVIFPEVAALWGVPQVADWHPEVDTGTHLLLALEQAARLSPRAEVRFAVLVHDLGKGTTPPAEWPRHIGHEERGVALVEALCRRLGAPNRFRELGCAMARWHGLCHRALELRPPTILRLLEGVDAWRRAGRFEDFLLACEADARGRSGRADTPYPQAALLRRCLQAAQAVDAASLVSAGLAAEALREALREARTRAIAACLQD
- a CDS encoding pteridine reductase, producing MATLDGKWALVTGAARRVGASIARALHGAGAGVAIHYRGSAAAAEALVAELDGRRPGSAFAIQADLLDCAALKALVASTVARTGRLDVLVNNASSFYPTPLASVTEAQWEDLIGTNLRAPLFLSQAALAPLRASGGVIINLIDIHATRPLRDHPVYGAAKAALAMLTRSLARDLAPDIRVNGVAPGAVLWPDDGLAESTRESILRQIPLRRAGAPEDIAGCVLYLVRDAGYVTGQVIAVDGGRSVGW
- the folB gene encoding dihydroneopterin aldolase, which codes for MSDSIFLKDLRVRTIVGIWEWERRLPQVVSIDLEMAADIRQAAARDDIEATLDYKAVSHRVRAFVEQSSFQLVETLAERIAGIVMAEFAVPWVKVAVHKPFAIRGSSDVGISIERGRR
- a CDS encoding DNA primase; translated protein: MAGRIPQHFIDELMQRADIVEIIGSRIQLKKAGRDFKACCPFHGEKTPSFTVSPAKGFYHCFGCGAHGTALGFLMEYDRLEFVPAVEELAARLGLEVPREDGGQQPAPLAPLYAVLDRAAGFFEQALRAHPGAIDYLRGRGLDGETAKGFRIGYAPPGWDGLLTQFDGGEETHQHLLAAGLIVAREGASGYYDRFRDRIMFPIRDSRGRVIGFGGRVLGSGEPKYLNSPETPVFHKGQELYGLYEARQAERRLARLLVVEGYMDAVSLARHGIRDVVATLGTATTGEHLRRLFRVVPEVVFCFDGDRAGRAAAWRALQATLPELRDGRQARFLFLPEGEDPDSLVGKEGAAAFGARLGQATPLSEYLLEELRRQAGTDSLDGRARLAELARPLVGLLPAGVYRELLADRLAQEVGLQRERLAAALGEAPLRETPAPPRRRAVARQVGGRTSVVGQAIALVLSYPQVAATLDSPPGLAAARIKGAGLLAELLQLTRAQPGLNPGALLERFRDRAEGPHLAALLAAPNPVGEAGARAELADSLQRILALEREERLASLASKAAAAGLTAEEKEEFRQLQRSQASGTR
- a CDS encoding SAM-dependent methyltransferase; protein product: MRFELPEPSAEAREHSARLARLVAARIAAGGGWMDFADYMDLALYAPGLGYYSAGTAKLGPSGDFVTAPEISPLFARCLARAIAPVLRAQAGASVLELGAGSGALAAQLIPALLRLGAAPERYLILEVSADLRERQRALLSPAAGQAWPAVEWLDALPDAPLDGVVIANEVADALPVSRFTICDGAAQALGVCATPGGFGWAARPARPALAAAVSRLLPGGTGAFAEGYTSEISQRLPGWIAALAAALGAGALLLCDYGMARSEYYHPQRSQGTLGCHYRHRFHDDPFHLPGLQDITAWVDFTAVAEAAQASGLEVAGYATQAHFLLDAGLDLELAGDGDAVPLRLAQQAKTLLLPGEMGERFKVMALTRGTVPMRGFGFRDLRHSL
- the tsaD gene encoding tRNA (adenosine(37)-N6)-threonylcarbamoyltransferase complex transferase subunit TsaD, translated to MNRTNTTLGIETSCDETAVALYDPARGLLAHLIHSQIATHAPYGGVVPELASRDHIRKLLPMVDGCLKAAGMTGPELAGVAYTAGPGLIGALLVGATVAVGLAAAWGVPAVPVHHMEAHLLAPLLEADRPAFPFVALLVSGGHTMLVEVAGLGRYRILGQTLDDAAGEAFDKTAKMLGLPYPGGPQLARLAGEGRPDRHAFPRPMLNRAGLDFSFSGLKTAVLLKARELSRDGQLEESDRVDLANSFQEAVVDTLVAKCARALEATGLERLVVAGGVGANRRLRQRLRDDLTARGAHVYYPRNEFCTDNGAMVALTGSLRLPGAAGPGGRVEARARWDLEDLRQP